A window of Danio aesculapii chromosome 16, fDanAes4.1, whole genome shotgun sequence genomic DNA:
TTGGCTGAACTGAACATGCTGTGGTGAAACAAACAGATGTGAATATTTCATATTGAAAAACATGAGGAAAATGGTATAACACAATTTTGATTTGAGGgatcagttcacccaaaatgaacatcCTGTCACCATTTACTGCCCCTCCATACAGTATGTATGGTTTCTTCCTgctgatgaacacaaaatatatcttGAACAACAACCAAACTGTTGTTGGTCCATACTAACTGCTACATCATTGGGGACCATCAACCTTTGGttacaaacattcttcaaaattgtAGTCTAGATAAATAACTCATATAattttggaacaacttgagggtgagcgaattttaattttaggtgaacCCAATTAAGCatttatatctttatattttcattcaaatttagatttttttgcaaaaattagTTGAAGATCTAATACTAACTGATGAACCACCATTTTGAAGATCCATTTCATAAGtaagcccacacagaatctgcgcacgcagaaatgTTCagaatttacttgtgtaaatgtgtatacatttttatttattttgtttttaaattaattacagtaatataattgacaaatatgaaaatgttcatatgatttatttacaatacagtttgtaatgtaatattttctgtcttttactagatatattatacaagagacttgctttgtttaccaaataattgaatttaattggatttgcattgtaaatattaaataaaagttaaaaagatattttttttacttcaaatattAAGTTTTAATTATGTTACTCCTAAAATCgtttcacataaatccacagatttattttcaaaattctgcgcagaaatagcaaaaaatgtctgcagattctgtctggccctagtcacaAGTAGGCCACAGAAAACTCAGCAGATGtccagttaggtccataaatatttggacatcgacacaattctaacatttttgtctctatacaccaacacaatggatttgaaatgaaatgaacaaagAGACAAGCAAGCAATCACTTGTTATGTATTAAGTTGAACTGCTCACTTGGTGTATCCTAAAGACACTGCTGATTCCAGGGCATGTTTGCTTCTTACACCAGCAAGGCAACTGAAGACTAAATTTTGGGATTTTGATGGCATTTCTCCTCCATATTTCTCCTTGAACTCATCAGGTGTGAGCTGGAGAGCTCCGTTCACCTGTCCTACTGCAGATGAGAGGGTACAATATTGTCAATTCTATAATATAACCTTCAGTATACAGCTGAGAAATAGTGCTGACTCACATGGGACGTTGATTGACCCCTGTATGTTCCCATATTCTCTGAGTTCCCAGGGCTCACGGACGTCAATAACCACACTGGATCCAGACACCAGCAGTTTCTTAAGCTGCTCATAGGACACATCTATTGAAGGCTGACTTGAAGAGCTGAAATTTCGTAATGTAGTACCATCATACCGAATGATGCGGATATCTAAAAgataaaatatacacacatgaccAACAGAGGCCAATCTTCCATACACTCATATTTATTACTGCTGtctgctaaaaataaaaatgtcacccTTTAGAAAACGTATTCAAGCTCagacttttaaaagtttttttaaacttttttaaaaactttttttatgtgTTATGTGTCTAAATTACAAAGACTCAGTCATGTGTAGGCGAAACACTACAAGCACTGTgttttcatgcacctgtcagttaagctttttggcttttcatggTGTATTTTCCATGTAATGGAAAGAAAACATTCACAACACACTTTTAAGTGTTTGTTTTACAGCACACTAtcaatgtgtgtttttaattacACTACATATTTTTGAAGgctgttttctaaaaaaaataaataaatagataaaaattctcctgcactgagccataaatcttCACTTTAGCAGCTCTTACATAC
This region includes:
- the tstd3 gene encoding thiosulfate sulfurtransferase/rhodanese-like domain-containing protein 3 produces the protein MALNVCSRLTRTVVRVLASTSAIPVTRPLTTSSWTHLRYLNNIRIIRYDGTTLRNFSSSSQPSIDVSYEQLKKLLVSGSSVVIDVREPWELREYGNIQGSINVPLGQVNGALQLTPDEFKEKYGGEMPSKSQNLVFSCLAGVRSKHALESAVSLGYTKVQHFPGGWQEWAERELIQTKK